A DNA window from Dethiosulfovibrio salsuginis contains the following coding sequences:
- a CDS encoding methyl-accepting chemotaxis protein yields MRKISIRARLVILVFLMVSFSVLTSFALIEALNSVSTMVGDLYGRGSKGAVTAYEAADGMNQVAVNLYRALNASDPEARRGFGARVMAGHKALGDALERLSTLDLSSNGKALLENSVEVFRVWSPMTDSLVSVLERGGYQQEFMAIASSGAHLTMKLDDSIKKLVAAASASMEQVYGDILIRRDTTKRNALWIVIAVTSLSVLLSALVVLSISRPVGAIVREIRSVAQSMDLTHRGSKEGKDEITAISNAMDSLFDAFEGAMIKVKDMSCELSGHAQTFSATAEEANATVEEVIAQVDRTGDMVGNLAANTEEINASVGEVAAGSQSAAGKSSDVAEQVEDARRSGQEGLLSVKKAVRAVIKVADESRSSMERVRDLGVRAQEIQSFVSDIGSIADQTNLLALNAAIEAARAGEHGRGFAVVAEEVRKLAEQSNASAGKISDLAKEISGDLQAVISLVEGNEGQATQARADAEGAEELIETILTSLAAIAAASQDMAAVATEQAASSEEITTAVQNMANRTGDVAEISGVIRSQMKDVGTVAEQVAVGSESLAAMAETLQMEVNRFNVSTGKGLMPNCNR; encoded by the coding sequence ATGAGAAAAATTTCAATTCGAGCGAGGTTAGTTATCCTGGTTTTTCTGATGGTATCCTTTTCCGTCCTCACCTCGTTCGCCCTGATAGAGGCCCTTAACTCGGTGTCCACGATGGTAGGGGATCTCTACGGCAGAGGAAGCAAAGGGGCTGTTACCGCCTACGAGGCGGCGGACGGCATGAACCAGGTCGCGGTCAACCTCTATAGGGCCCTCAACGCGTCGGACCCTGAGGCCCGAAGGGGCTTCGGGGCTCGGGTCATGGCAGGTCACAAGGCGTTAGGAGACGCCTTGGAACGCCTTAGTACCCTGGATTTGAGCTCTAACGGAAAGGCTCTTCTGGAAAATTCGGTGGAGGTCTTTCGTGTATGGAGCCCTATGACCGACTCTCTGGTCTCTGTACTGGAGAGAGGTGGTTACCAACAGGAGTTTATGGCCATAGCGTCGTCGGGGGCACATCTCACCATGAAATTGGACGACTCCATCAAAAAACTTGTGGCGGCGGCCTCCGCCAGCATGGAACAGGTCTACGGAGATATCCTGATACGGAGGGACACCACCAAACGTAACGCCCTCTGGATCGTGATCGCGGTGACATCTCTGTCCGTCCTTCTCTCCGCTCTGGTGGTCCTCTCCATCTCCCGTCCTGTAGGGGCCATAGTCCGGGAGATCCGTTCGGTTGCCCAGTCCATGGATCTCACCCATAGAGGATCCAAAGAAGGAAAGGACGAGATAACCGCCATCTCCAACGCCATGGACTCCCTCTTCGACGCTTTCGAGGGGGCTATGATAAAGGTCAAGGATATGTCCTGTGAACTTTCAGGCCATGCCCAGACCTTCTCCGCTACCGCCGAGGAGGCTAACGCCACGGTGGAGGAGGTAATCGCTCAGGTGGACCGTACCGGCGACATGGTGGGCAACCTGGCCGCCAATACCGAGGAGATAAACGCCAGCGTGGGAGAGGTAGCCGCAGGATCTCAGTCCGCCGCAGGAAAGAGCTCCGACGTGGCGGAACAGGTGGAGGACGCTCGCCGCTCCGGTCAAGAAGGGCTTTTATCCGTCAAAAAGGCGGTCCGTGCTGTTATTAAGGTAGCCGACGAGTCGAGAAGCTCTATGGAGAGGGTCAGAGACCTAGGGGTACGGGCCCAGGAGATCCAGTCTTTCGTCAGCGACATAGGCTCTATCGCCGATCAGACCAACTTACTGGCCCTGAACGCCGCCATAGAGGCCGCCAGAGCAGGAGAGCACGGCAGAGGATTTGCGGTGGTCGCCGAGGAAGTGAGAAAACTGGCGGAACAGAGCAACGCCTCCGCGGGAAAGATCTCCGACCTGGCCAAAGAGATCTCCGGCGACCTCCAGGCGGTAATATCGCTGGTGGAGGGCAACGAAGGCCAGGCCACCCAGGCCAGAGCGGACGCCGAGGGAGCGGAGGAGCTTATAGAGACCATCCTTACATCCCTTGCCGCTATAGCCGCAGCCTCTCAGGACATGGCGGCGGTGGCCACCGAACAGGCGGCCTCCAGCGAGGAGATAACCACTGCCGTCCAGAACATGGCGAACAGGACGGGAGACGTAGCGGAGATATCGGGAGTTATAAGGAGTCAGATGAAGGACGTAGGCACGGTGGCCGAACAGGTCGCAGTGGGCTCCGAATCTCTGGCTGCCATGGCGGAAACCCTCCAGATGGAAGTGAATCGTTTTAACGTTTCCACCGGTAAGGGCCTAATGCCCAACTGTAACCGGTAG